From a single Rhinolophus ferrumequinum isolate MPI-CBG mRhiFer1 chromosome 15, mRhiFer1_v1.p, whole genome shotgun sequence genomic region:
- the LYPD4 gene encoding ly6/PLAUR domain-containing protein 4, with the protein MGPQHLRPVQLLCLLGAISTLPWAGALLCYEATSSRFRAVTLRNWKWLLMRSMVCKQSEGCEETLVLIETGTRRGVVGFKGCSPAPSYPQRVSYLVSPPGLSIASYSRVCRTYLCNNLTNLDPFVKLKENTPKPTAFSSHSCPTCVGEHSEDCLPNFVTTDSCPSDASKCYSSTLKFQAGHLNTTFLLMGCARDDYRMLAHVHHIGNIRVTEVLNVLEKAQIAGAGPSSWGPAWGILSGLLLAFRA; encoded by the exons ATGGGACCCCAACATTTGAGACCTGTGCAACTGCTCTGCCTCTTAGGGGCCATCTCCACTCTGCCTT GGGCTGGAGCTCTTTTGTGCTACGAAGCAACATCCTCACGTTTCCGAGCTGTCACTCTCCGTAACTGGAAATGGCTTCTGATGAGGAGCATGGTGTGTAAGCAGAGTGAGGGCTGCGAGGAGACGCTGGTGCTCATCGAGACAG GGACCAGAAGGGGAGTTGTGGGTTTTAAAGGCTGCAGCCCAGCCCCATCTTACCCTCAGCGAGTCTCCTACCTCGTTTCACCGCCTGGATTGTCCATTGCCTCCTATAGTCGGGTCTGCCGGACGTATCTCTGCAATAACCTCACCAACTTGGATCCTTTTGTGAAACTCAAGGAGAACACTCCGAAGCCTACAGCATTTTCTTCCCATAGTTGCCCGACTTGTGTGGGCGAGCACTCTGAGGATTGCCTCCCAAATTTTGTCACCACCGATTCTTGCCCGTCTGATGCCTCTAAGTGTTACAGTTCCACTTTAAAATTTCAGGCAG GGCATCTCAACACCACCTTCCTCCTCATGGGCTGTGCTCGTGATGATTACAGAATGTTGGCACATGTCCACCATATTGGGAACATCAGAGTGACTGAGGTCCTCAACGTCTTAGAGAAGGCCCAGATTGCTGGCGCGGGGCCCTCCAGCTGGGGTCCTGCTTGGGGTATTCTCTCAGGGCTCCTGCTTGCCTTCAGGGCCTGA